One genomic window of Spirochaetota bacterium includes the following:
- the topA gene encoding type I DNA topoisomerase yields MKLFIVESPAKARTIKSYLGKEYIVLATKGHIKDLPQKEMGIDIKTLEPKYVILPGRRKVISYIIKVAKNSETIFLASDKDREGEIISFHLKEILSRYVKDIKRIEFTEVTKNGILNSLKTPRDINMSLVNAQKTRRVLDRIVGYVLSPILYRNLKNEYKDASLSAGRVQSPALRLICERELDIKNFKQTHYYEVIIHCDKDGKKYYLKLISEKVNGREIKFSPTNRIDEGKLKEIKENFNRDRVEVVSFKRYDDYIKPLPPFKTSTLQQDASAKLSFSPSKTMKIAQELYEGMNIDGEFVGLITYMRTDSVRISDYALKRTREFIRDRIGPEYLPPTPRIYESSSPNEQGAHECIRPTDIYRVPTLLKNKIPEDHYRLYDLIWRRFLASQMKDAVLSVLEVLASDGKYYFFGISKRLVEEHFMKFYPHSVPEDVFLPILEKGERIKVLDLEAVKRKTQPPPRYTEATLIKKLEDEGIGRPSTYATIVSTLLARKYVVKENKSLVPTELGFKVYEFLKFNYPTVIDLKLTSRMEETLDKIENDQEKDWKKALLDMIREIKVPFEI; encoded by the coding sequence ATGAAACTTTTTATAGTTGAATCTCCTGCCAAAGCAAGGACAATCAAATCATACCTAGGCAAGGAATATATAGTTCTAGCAACCAAGGGGCATATAAAGGACCTACCTCAAAAAGAAATGGGCATTGACATCAAAACACTTGAACCAAAGTATGTTATACTCCCCGGCAGGAGAAAAGTCATCTCATATATAATCAAGGTAGCAAAAAATTCTGAAACTATATTTCTAGCGTCAGACAAGGATAGAGAAGGTGAGATCATTTCTTTTCACTTAAAAGAGATACTCTCAAGGTATGTCAAGGACATAAAAAGAATTGAATTTACTGAAGTTACCAAGAATGGAATACTTAATAGTTTGAAAACCCCAAGAGATATAAATATGAGCCTGGTAAATGCTCAGAAGACACGCCGTGTGCTTGATAGAATTGTAGGATATGTTCTATCACCTATACTATACAGAAACCTCAAGAACGAGTATAAAGACGCATCGCTTTCAGCAGGTAGAGTTCAATCACCAGCACTGAGGCTTATATGTGAAAGAGAGTTAGATATAAAAAACTTTAAACAAACTCACTACTACGAGGTTATCATACATTGCGACAAGGACGGTAAAAAATATTATCTGAAACTTATAAGCGAGAAAGTAAATGGAAGAGAGATAAAATTCTCTCCCACCAACAGGATAGATGAGGGAAAACTCAAGGAGATAAAAGAAAATTTTAACAGAGATAGAGTAGAAGTAGTCTCGTTCAAAAGATATGACGATTACATAAAGCCACTACCTCCATTCAAGACAAGCACACTCCAACAGGACGCATCAGCAAAATTATCCTTCTCTCCTTCCAAAACTATGAAGATAGCACAAGAATTGTATGAGGGGATGAATATTGACGGTGAGTTTGTTGGACTTATTACATACATGAGAACAGACTCTGTAAGAATATCAGATTACGCTTTAAAAAGAACGAGAGAGTTTATAAGGGATAGGATAGGTCCAGAATATCTACCACCAACCCCAAGAATATACGAGAGCAGTAGTCCTAACGAGCAAGGAGCACACGAGTGTATAAGACCTACAGATATCTATAGAGTCCCTACTTTGCTAAAAAACAAGATACCAGAAGACCACTACAGACTGTATGACCTTATTTGGAGAAGGTTTCTCGCAAGTCAGATGAAAGATGCAGTTCTTTCAGTTTTAGAAGTTCTAGCGAGTGATGGAAAGTATTATTTCTTTGGTATTTCAAAAAGATTAGTAGAAGAACATTTTATGAAGTTCTATCCACATAGTGTTCCAGAAGATGTCTTCCTACCGATCCTAGAAAAAGGAGAAAGGATCAAGGTATTAGACCTAGAAGCAGTTAAGAGAAAAACTCAACCACCACCAAGATACACCGAAGCAACACTCATAAAGAAACTAGAAGATGAAGGCATAGGAAGACCCTCAACCTACGCTACAATCGTATCCACATTATTAGCAAGAAAGTATGTTGTGAAGGAAAACAAATCTCTAGTACCAACAGAACTAGGTTTCAAAGTTTATGAATTTCTAAAGTTTAACTATCCAACTGTTATTGACCTAAAACTTACATCAAGAATGGAAGAAACACTTGACAAGATTGAAAACGACCAAGAAAAGGATTGGAAAAAAGCATTGCTAGATATGATAAGAGAAATAAAAGTTCCATTTGAGATTTAA
- the acpS gene encoding holo-ACP synthase yields MIRLGVDVSDISRVKEFYERKGEKFIDRILTPKEKEYVMKHEKFLLNLAGRFAGKEAFFKALGTGIINFKEVEILNEQSGRPYINLYGKTKEIFDSLKAKNIEISISHTELVAVSVVVIEI; encoded by the coding sequence ATGATAAGATTAGGAGTCGATGTATCTGACATATCCAGGGTAAAGGAGTTTTATGAAAGGAAAGGTGAGAAGTTTATTGATAGGATTTTAACACCTAAAGAGAAGGAATATGTTATGAAGCACGAAAAGTTCTTACTCAATCTTGCTGGTAGGTTTGCTGGTAAGGAAGCATTCTTTAAAGCACTGGGAACTGGTATTATAAACTTCAAAGAGGTTGAGATTCTCAACGAACAATCAGGAAGACCATACATAAACCTATACGGGAAAACAAAGGAGATATTTGATTCTCTAAAAGCTAAAAACATTGAAATATCAATATCACATACAGAATTGGTAGCAGTTTCTGTCGTTGTAATTGAGATATAA
- the glmS gene encoding glutamine--fructose-6-phosphate transaminase (isomerizing) — protein MCGIVGYIGDRSNPVEIVMEGLKQLEYRGYDSAGVAFVRDGKFETYKEVGKISNLEEKIKGIDISNIRSICVGHTRWATHGGVTVHNAHPHISNDGKTILVHNGIIENYAILKEMLTKKGYKFYSQTDTEVIVNLIEEHIKEGNSFEDAVILAVTELNGTFGLVISHIGETDKLIAVRKGSPIVIGVGDDESIIASDINAIVKHTKNVIYLDDGEIAIVKKDEVITKNFTGKDIKKDIFVIDWEIEQLNKGGYPHYMLKEIFEQPTAIENCIRGRLLEDEGSVKLGGIAKLEPFIHKIRKFVFIGCGTAYYAGLVGKYLMENIGDTLSEVDYASEFRYRNPMVGPRDVVVAITQSGETMDTLEALREAKRKGSTTIGIVNVVGSSIAREAGMGIYIHAGPEIGVASTKAFTNMIVALTMLSIMVGRKKRLGLFEGKEIVSAMKKLPELVDYTLNTTENVVKDLAKEFYKSRNFLYLGRHYNYPIALEGALKLKEISYIHAEGYPSAEMKHGPIALIDENMPVVFIATKGSLYDKIISNIQEVKARNGVVISIVNENDKEVSKISDYVITVPSIIEPLSPIINVIPLQLFAYHIAAIKGLDVDKPRNLAKSVTVE, from the coding sequence ATGTGTGGAATAGTAGGATACATTGGTGATAGGTCTAATCCTGTTGAAATAGTGATGGAGGGTCTTAAGCAACTTGAATATAGAGGCTATGACTCTGCTGGTGTGGCTTTTGTAAGGGATGGTAAGTTTGAGACGTATAAAGAGGTTGGTAAAATCTCAAATCTTGAGGAAAAGATAAAGGGTATTGATATATCAAATATTAGGAGTATTTGTGTAGGTCATACGAGATGGGCTACACATGGTGGTGTAACAGTTCATAATGCTCATCCTCACATAAGTAATGATGGTAAGACTATTCTAGTTCATAATGGAATTATAGAAAACTATGCGATTCTTAAGGAAATGCTTACAAAGAAGGGTTATAAGTTCTATAGTCAAACAGATACTGAAGTCATAGTTAACCTAATAGAAGAACATATCAAAGAAGGTAACTCGTTTGAAGATGCAGTCATACTAGCGGTTACTGAGCTTAATGGAACATTCGGTCTTGTAATATCTCATATAGGAGAAACGGATAAGTTGATAGCTGTCAGAAAGGGTAGTCCTATCGTTATAGGTGTTGGGGATGATGAGAGTATAATAGCGTCAGATATAAACGCAATTGTAAAGCATACCAAGAATGTTATATACCTTGACGATGGTGAGATAGCTATCGTCAAAAAAGATGAGGTAATCACTAAGAATTTCACAGGAAAGGATATAAAGAAAGATATTTTCGTGATAGACTGGGAGATAGAACAACTAAATAAAGGTGGTTATCCACACTACATGCTTAAGGAGATATTTGAACAACCTACCGCTATTGAAAACTGTATAAGAGGTAGATTGCTTGAGGATGAGGGGAGTGTTAAGCTTGGGGGTATCGCCAAGTTAGAACCCTTTATACACAAGATAAGAAAGTTTGTTTTCATCGGTTGTGGAACTGCTTATTACGCTGGGTTGGTTGGGAAATACCTTATGGAAAACATAGGTGACACATTGTCTGAGGTTGACTATGCTTCAGAATTCAGATACAGAAACCCAATGGTTGGACCTAGAGATGTTGTTGTTGCTATAACGCAGTCTGGTGAGACTATGGATACACTTGAGGCGTTGAGGGAAGCGAAGAGAAAAGGATCAACTACAATTGGTATAGTTAATGTTGTTGGAAGCAGCATTGCAAGAGAGGCAGGAATGGGGATATATATACACGCTGGACCTGAAATAGGTGTTGCTTCTACTAAAGCATTTACAAACATGATTGTAGCATTAACAATGTTGAGTATAATGGTTGGTAGAAAGAAGAGGCTTGGGCTTTTTGAAGGAAAGGAGATTGTTTCTGCTATGAAGAAGTTGCCTGAACTCGTTGATTACACCCTTAACACGACAGAGAATGTTGTGAAAGATCTGGCAAAGGAATTCTACAAGAGTAGAAACTTTCTATACCTAGGAAGGCATTATAATTATCCAATTGCTCTTGAGGGAGCTTTGAAACTTAAGGAAATATCATACATACACGCAGAGGGATACCCATCCGCAGAGATGAAACACGGTCCTATTGCTCTCATAGATGAAAATATGCCTGTTGTTTTCATAGCAACTAAAGGTTCTTTGTATGACAAGATTATAAGCAACATTCAAGAAGTTAAGGCTAGAAATGGTGTAGTTATATCCATAGTTAACGAGAATGATAAGGAGGTTTCAAAAATATCCGACTATGTTATAACAGTTCCAAGTATCATTGAACCACTATCACCTATAATAAATGTTATACCATTACAACTATTCGCATACCATATTGCTGCTATAAAAGGTTTGGATGTGGATAAACCAAGAAATCTCGCAAAAAGTGTGACGGTTGAATAA
- the rplS gene encoding 50S ribosomal protein L19, whose amino-acid sequence MSNLIDYVNNKFRPSKDYDDFRVGDQVRVHQIIKEADGKDRIQIFEGLVISIRGSGLSKTFTVRKVSYGVGVEKIFPYYSPLIAKVEVVRRFKVRRAKLYYLREKVGKEAKMKEIKITKK is encoded by the coding sequence ATGTCAAACCTTATTGATTATGTCAATAATAAGTTCAGACCGAGTAAGGATTATGACGATTTTAGAGTGGGTGATCAAGTTAGAGTTCATCAAATAATAAAAGAAGCCGACGGTAAAGATAGAATACAGATATTTGAAGGACTTGTTATATCAATAAGAGGAAGTGGTCTCTCAAAAACATTTACAGTTAGAAAGGTATCTTACGGAGTTGGGGTTGAAAAAATATTTCCATACTACTCTCCACTGATTGCAAAAGTAGAAGTTGTAAGAAGGTTCAAAGTAAGAAGAGCAAAACTATACTACCTTAGGGAAAAAGTAGGTAAAGAAGCCAAAATGAAAGAGATAAAGATAACTAAAAAATAG
- a CDS encoding type III PLP-dependent enzyme, translating into MRRIRKDAKTEIFSEKVFTKVRRLVPRLIEEHKTPFLLMDSYTIKRKYYELVKFFPSFKVYYAVKANDASEVLEVLAGVGSNFEVSSVSEVVKLIELGVGGNRMITSNPVKPPEFIEVCRQVGINYLCVDSKEEIDKIKYLFPNANVYVRLEIDNPESSWPLSGKFGVLEDEIEDIISYAVRRKINLVGLTFHAGSQNNSVNSIKNAIFASKRVFDIARKYGVEMTLLNIGGGFPIDYTSTSVSISEFSKVVYEALNVFDNYDKLILQMEPGRRIVGEAGIIVSRVVGKACRTKENWLYLDVGVFNGLMETLGGIKYLFKTNSRRREKIWNIGGPSCDSMDVIVKSISLPEPDVGDIVCILSAGAYTTVYSAPFNGYKVPHVVLI; encoded by the coding sequence ATGAGAAGAATACGCAAAGATGCAAAAACAGAAATATTCTCTGAAAAGGTATTTACTAAAGTTAGAAGGTTAGTACCAAGACTTATTGAAGAACATAAAACACCTTTTCTACTGATGGATTCATACACCATAAAGCGTAAGTATTATGAACTCGTTAAATTCTTCCCGAGTTTTAAAGTATATTATGCTGTGAAAGCGAACGATGCTTCAGAAGTTTTGGAAGTATTGGCAGGTGTCGGTTCAAACTTTGAAGTATCATCAGTTTCTGAAGTTGTTAAACTCATAGAACTCGGTGTAGGTGGTAATAGGATGATAACGAGTAATCCTGTAAAACCACCAGAGTTTATAGAGGTTTGTAGGCAGGTTGGTATAAACTACCTTTGCGTTGATTCAAAAGAAGAGATAGATAAGATAAAATATCTCTTTCCTAATGCGAATGTTTATGTAAGACTTGAGATAGATAATCCCGAGAGTTCTTGGCCACTCAGTGGTAAGTTTGGGGTTCTTGAAGATGAAATAGAAGACATAATTTCTTATGCAGTTAGGAGGAAGATAAATCTCGTAGGTCTTACTTTTCACGCAGGTTCGCAGAATAATTCTGTTAATAGTATTAAAAATGCTATATTTGCTTCCAAAAGGGTCTTTGATATTGCGAGAAAATATGGTGTGGAGATGACACTTCTAAACATAGGTGGTGGATTTCCTATTGATTACACAAGCACTTCGGTTAGCATCTCTGAGTTTAGTAAGGTGGTTTATGAAGCATTGAATGTATTTGATAATTACGATAAACTAATTTTACAGATGGAACCTGGTAGAAGGATTGTTGGTGAAGCAGGAATAATAGTTTCAAGAGTTGTAGGTAAAGCTTGTAGAACTAAGGAAAACTGGCTATACCTTGATGTGGGTGTCTTCAACGGTCTTATGGAAACACTTGGCGGTATCAAGTATCTCTTCAAAACTAACTCAAGAAGAAGGGAGAAAATCTGGAATATAGGAGGTCCTTCCTGCGATAGTATGGATGTGATAGTAAAAAGCATATCTCTACCAGAACCTGATGTTGGAGATATAGTTTGTATACTATCTGCCGGTGCTTACACTACTGTTTATTCTGCTCCATTCAATGGGTACAAGGTGCCACATGTTGTTTTAATCTAA
- the rplT gene encoding 50S ribosomal protein L20 — protein sequence MRVVYSVPSRRRRKKILKSVKGHRGARNKRYRAAKESLMHALQYAWEHRRLRKREFRKLWIIRINNAVREYGLSYSKFMGLLKKKGISINRKALSNMAIEDKSAFKKLVETVMK from the coding sequence ATGAGAGTGGTTTATTCAGTTCCTTCTAGAAGAAGGAGAAAGAAAATACTAAAGTCAGTCAAAGGGCATAGAGGTGCTAGAAACAAGAGATACAGAGCTGCTAAAGAGTCACTTATGCATGCTTTACAATATGCCTGGGAACACAGAAGATTAAGAAAGAGAGAATTTAGAAAACTCTGGATAATACGAATAAACAATGCTGTTAGGGAGTATGGATTATCATATAGCAAGTTTATGGGACTTTTGAAGAAAAAAGGAATATCCATCAACAGAAAAGCTCTCTCAAACATGGCTATTGAGGATAAGTCCGCTTTCAAGAAACTTGTAGAAACAGTTATGAAGTAA